Below is a window of Chrysemys picta bellii isolate R12L10 unplaced genomic scaffold, ASM1138683v2 scaf79, whole genome shotgun sequence DNA.
TTTTAGCTGGCATAGACTAAAAGCCTTTTCCGTGTAGATTCAGCAGGGAATGTGCTATGGTATCAGGCAACCTAGTCTGCAAGCTGCTGGTCTTGGCTTATCCAGCACTAGGCACTGACAAGTTCTTGTCTGGGTGTAGACCTGGGCAGGTCTCAAGCACTGACAGAAAATGGAAGCACATAGGCAGAATTCAGGGAGAATGGTACCACTAGTGTTCCCTGGGTGATAGGGATGGGTTAGCTAGAGCGTGCAGAGAGCTGCATGGGCAACTGGCTTGAAGATAAACCAGAGCCTGGCCTCACATCCTGTTGTCTGATAGCACTGGTCAGCCTGAGTGGACAGAGACTGCACACTGGATAGAAAATGCTTCTGTGATTAAGCTCTCCCCGTAACTCTGATGCATTGATACATGACAGCCATTGCCCCAGAACACGAGCAGAacagggcaggaaatggttttcctatcCCATGACAATTTTTGAGATATTGACAGTTTTTCCTGTCTTGAATTGTGACGGAGTCAAAACATTGAAATTTTTTGCTAACCAAAAATCAGGAGAAGAACTAAATTCCGGTCAATTGAAATATTTGATTTGGATACATTCTAGACCATTTTGGTTTggttgcaaacattttttttagctGCAATtagctgaaatttcaaaatgacttttcacgTTGAAtcatgaaaatggatttttttttattttgaaacaaaaacatttcaacaatttataagctcccccccaaaaatgttgaaaaaaattgCCCAAACCAATCCTTTCCTGCAAACAGTTCCAGTTTTGATGAATGAGTGATGAAAAATGTGTTTAGTGGGAACATACCTGACCAGCTCTGATCACAACATTTTCTCTGAAAGCGATGATACAGACAGACTCCCAGCAAATGGGTGTTTGATACGTTCCATTATGATCTCCATTTGCTTcaagaaaagtttgcagatgatactaaactgctcaagatagttaagaccaaagcagactgtgaagaacttcaaaaagatctcacaaaactaagtgtttgggcaacaaaatggcaaattaaatttaatgtggataaatgtaaaataatgcacactggaaaaaataaccccaactatacatacaatatgatgggggcgaatttagctacaacaagtcaggaaaaagatcttggagtcatcgtggatagttctttgaagatgtccacgcagtgtgcagaggcggtcaaaaaagcaaacaggatgttaggaatcattaaaaaggggatagagaataaaactgagaatatcttattgctcttatataaatcgatggtacgcccacatctcgaatactgcatacagatgtggtctcctcatctcaaaaaggatatactgtcactagaaaaggttcagaaaagggcaactaaaatgattaggggtttggaacgggtcccatatgaggagagattaaagaggctaggactcttcagcttggaaaagaggagactaaggggggatatgatagaggtatataaaatcatgagtcatgtggagaaagtggataaggaaaagttatttacttattcccataatacaagaactaggggtcaccaaatgaaattaataggcagcaggtttaaaacaaatacaaggaagttcttcttcacacagcacacagtcaacttgtggaactccttacctgaggaggttgtgaaggctaggactataacagagtttaaaagagaactggataaattcatggtggttaagtccattaatggctattagccaggacgggtaaggaatggtgtccctagcctctgtctgtcagaggatggagatggatggcaggagagagatcacttgatccttgcctgttaggttcactccctctgggacacctggcattggccactgtcggtagacaggatactgggctagatgaacctttggtctgacctgatacggccgttcttatgttcttatgttatgttcttaccTCTTAATTAGCCCAATTACTTCAGCTGAGCGACTCTGGGTGCATATCTGTGTGCATGAGAACAGTATGCGGTCAGCAATGTTGCTGAAATTAATATGAGACGTATGCCGATGGCAGTGAAGTATCATTCCTGTTTCGGATTTTTAGTCTAGATAGAAAGTTACCTGAAAATAGCTTGGGTAATTCCTATTTATTAAACAAACTGCTCTCAATCCCGCCAGTTCCTTCTGTCATGTTACCTGCGTCAGGGGTTTAAAAAGTtaagttatttaaattaaatatacagaACACAGGAATTTCCAGAACAGGTCCCCTAATGATCTATTTCTTCACTGTGATAGTCATTACAGTATGCTTCAGAGTTAGGTGCAAGCCACCATCATAAGCATTATGGAATAACATGGTTCTGGGGGAAGTTTCCTCCTCAGTCTAGACAGTAACCTGCATCAAGCCCCATGTCCCAAAGCCTGAGGTTTTTTATCTTTAAACGTTGTTGCCATTCCACTGTAAAATACAAATATTCTTAATATTCATACCTATGTCAAATCCTTTTTTGGATGATTAAGTAGATAGATATAAGGGTGAGTGGGGACAGATTCGATAGATTAATTACATGGCTCCAATctacagtgacttcaatggaattatggcccacttacaccagctgaaactTTGACCCATTAATTCCAACGGAGCTGAACTGACTGACGCCATTCTGAGATCTGACCCATtgctggctaaggggctgttggAGGCTATTGGAATTGAAATCCTATTTTTGGTCTCAGAACAGGCACCGTGAGGAAAGCGCTTTGCACCCTTCCCACGGACTCGTCCCTGTTTTCCCTTCCTCCCAATGTGAATTCTGACCGGCGGAGAATATCTGAAGACCATGGATGTTCTGGGTCTGATTTAGGCTGCACATATGCTGTGTATAGACTGAGAACGTCCAGCCCTATGGAAGTCATTCCATGCCCTTAAACCAGTAATAAATCCACTTTCAAAAAAAGTCAGAATTCTTGGCACTTTAGGAAAAGTGAAAGTCTTTTCGACTGAATAAGTTACACAAAACATCAAATATTAGACATCCAAATGCCTTATTTTCAATTTTCTCCCTTACTCTATTTTGTTCTTGCCAAAATAAATATCTCCAACAGTCAGGAAACTGTATTTTAtgctaaagaaaaaacaaaataaacaaggttGAAATAGCCAAAAATCAGAGTGCAGAAAAATCTAACTTCAAAAGAATAATCAGAGATAATGTTTATTCCACTTCTGTTGGAGCCATACTCATGAGACTTACCAGCGGAGAGAGAGCTATTTCATTCTTCTCTCTAAACACTGGCGTGTTGATGATACAGAGTATTTATATTTGCTTCAGTGGCCATTAGGGACAGCACCTCAAGACTCAGAATCACAGCCGAGGCAGAAATGAGATAATTAAAAATCCTGTACGTCCTTCTGGAGATTGGGGATAATCACAAAGATTTGTTGTCTCCAATAGTTGGGCATAAGTTCAAGTGTCTTCTGTATTCTCCTTCTTTTAGTTTCCAGATGAGCTGCCCCCATTGCCCTGAATCAAAGAAATTCTCAACTGGTAGCCCCACCATTGCCAGGAGTACATTGTGACATATATTTGATAAAGTTTTTGATCTCAGTTGGCATGTTCTGTGTCTCTGGACTGATGGCTAGATGAAGAATTTATATCATTCTTCGCACAGGCAATATGGGACACCAGTTTCCACAGATCATTTCTTGGCCTGCAATAACCTGAGCAGAGTGGCTAATAAGATTGTGTCCCATCCCTGTGTTTCTCCAGAAGTGACACGGCAGTGAAAGTTAACACtacagacagaagctgcattttctatctttgctgttcttgtcttttcctttttgtgtttgtttatcttgttttgtcttctaaaaaGCAGGATCAGACGTcaacaacaacagcagcattaaTAACAGTTCTAGACCATCTCAACTAACTAAAAAGTGAGAAAGCCAAGCAGTAGGCATGAGCACAACATAACCCCGGAAAAATCTAGAGAGAGCTTCTGTCACTGCGGCTACATAAGCTGGGGGTGGTAAAGTAAAAAAATTGGTCCTTTCTTTCTTAGGCCCTCCtgagttcagggaaacaggagactgcattaaaacaaaataccAGAGCCCATCAGTTTCTACttcccactggaacatccccagggccctgcaaAGTAGCTAGCTGCTTGGCCCATGTATTCCGTTAACATTAATACCACAATTCATAACACTCATTGACTGGATACAGCCGCATGCTCAGTTACAGTTGGTGTAAGAATATTATAGAACGTTGAcatatttttctaataaaattatATGGAAATTTTCCATAAGGAATTGGCTTCAGGTTTGAATACAGTATAAAACCTCTTCTactggaggctgggggagatgcTTGTTTATTCACTGAGTGGATTATTTTAGTTTGGAACCAAAGATTAaacctgggcaggaaatggttttcctgtcccatgaaaatttgggagattttaaaaatgtcccaTCCCCAAAgctgatattttccttttttccacaaaccaaaaaGCTGGGGGAAAGTTGATTTtgatcaatcaaaatattttgttccaatagttcaaattaaatgaacattaaacaaaataattagctaattaacattttgaaacattaattttgaactaaaaaaaggcaacttttcgttttgaaaatgtcaaaaatgaacatttagacaattttaagcttcttttttctttcaatttttttaaaatgagtaatTCATTGAAACTGGAATTTTCCCACAAGAATATTTCGTTTTTGACtaatcagtattttccagtgcagaaagcactgggcttaaattgcagcaagggcggtttaggttggacattaggaaaagtttCCTAACTGTCCGggtagttaaccactggaataaattgcctagggaggttgtggaatctccatcattggagatttttaagagcaggttggacaaacacctgtcagggatattcTAGATGGTGCTTAGTCCTGctatgaatgcaggggactggacttatgacctctcgaggtcccttccaggcctatgattatatgattgatccaatattgtgctctaatatttttcattgaaactttattaatgcaagataaaaagaacccccaTGAATGGGGTTGGGTAGCAGGTCAACTCTTGAATCCCGGAGGAAGTTGCATCTGAGTgtgcttcagtggatttatgtcctctcaCCATTAATCACAACGGGCTAAACTCTATTATCCCTTGGCTCAAGTCTACCTCGCAGAGTTTAAGTGTAAGGCATTTCCCTGGGGTAGAAAGTATCCTAACTACAGCTGGCCAAAattctttggctgaaactttttttcagagaaaaatgcatATTCAGCTACACCAGAATGTTTGCTCAATTGTATCGGGTTCTTCGGgatggaaaaacatcaaataaattcatttccccactgctaaaccttgctgttcagtgtcccacctctgcatggaggggtgaaagtaaagctcTAAATCAGTGTTGGTGAGAACAGGGGCTTGTTTGCGTTGGGAAGCTATTCCTGAGCAAGGTAATATGTGAATTTAAGGCACTAGGGCTATTCCTGAATAGCTCCTGGTATGGACACTCTTAATTTACtggattaaactaaaccagaaaatgGCATTCTTCTATGTGGCCATGTAGGGAGTTACATTAGCTAGCTGTAGAGTCCGGTTCCTAACGCAATAGAATTGTGTCAGTGGTGAGAATAGGGCTAATCAGTGTATAGCaatgatgagaaaaaaaaatgtatgatcaaaagagctctgtgaatagctgatttcttgggttgctggctagtctgaaacataaatgaaaaacttAGTTTCTGGTTgacccaaattgattttttttttttttcaatttttttggctgactgacaagttgaatgaaatgttttgtttgatcagttggtgtttttgcaattgttatttttttaaataaaattgaagtaaattttgaaacaaaaagtcttttaaatgggaaacttaaaatatttagacCTTTTAGCTTTTTCTGAGGTTttagatcaaagcaaaacaattaatttcatttgacacagattcataaaatatttcagttaacccaaatctgcgttgctcagaaaaaaagtattttggtccaactcccctctccccccagttctaaTGAACAATATATCGTGTTGCTCAGAGTAAAACTATCCCAATTCAAATTAGTCACGAGGCTCATattttcaacagtgagggtgGTTAATGGCTGGAATGAACTACCATGGGAAGTGACGGTTTATCCAGCTACAGCTGCTGTGAAATCAAGACCCGATGGCTCTCTGGAAGATACACTTAATAAATGCCAGTTAATGGGCTTAATACAGAGGGTAACTGTATAGAATTGTGACCTGAGTTATACAGTCAGACTAAACGATGTCATTGTCCTTTCTAGCCCTTAAAATATATGATCAATTTATAGCATTGGTGTAAGTAAACCTATAAAATCACTATTTGGCAttgacaacaaggagtcctgtggcaccttaaagactactaaatgtatttgggcatgagctaTCGTGGGCTGGAACCTTCTGGGTtctctttgctgaaacagactaacatgactacccctctgaaatatatagcattggtgggagtaacattacatgagcattattattgatactacttcattaattcattagtattgggcttaatcccaaccccattctgttaggtgctgtaccaacatataacaaaaaaacaacctctggccaaaggagcttgtAATCTAAGCTGAAAATAAGAGACAACGGTACAGATGACAAACAGATGGGGAGCAACACAAGGTGACAACAAGATGATTGAGAATAAAGCTGAATAACAAGTTGCTAGAGCcttgtcagaatttgatttttaagttttttagaattttaattgataatatcaatgttttatttttaagccttttttattttaaatgtttaaatctttacaattgcgggaaattatgggggatcagacaatgggaggtcagacataattttgttaatgacagccgacactgagattcaaaaagttaaagctttataactgttaaaacacaaattgtcaacatcacatgtcaaaatatacaaaataaatatccttaaatcaaactctaatacatTCTCAAGCTGCAGTTTTTCTCAttctgcctatctgtaaatttcaattattactgatggcaatatttttttcatgGTTTGTGTGCATATGATGAAATCAATAATGACCAACATTTATTGAGAAAAATCTATTCCTTCCAAGCCTAAGTATATACGATAACACTGGTTAAGAATAGATGGATATAGCACTAGTATGAATATAGATGTGATCaatataaagacaagtgcaaagtacttcactctagaaggaaaaatcaaatgcataatacaatgtggggagtaactggctaggagaagtgctgctgagatggatctgggagtTCAAGTGGGTCACAAGTTGAGTATGAGCCAACAATGAGCTGCAGTTGTGAAAAGGGCTGTCTGGGATGTATTACCAGGTGTGTTGTGTGTAAGACCAAGGCAGTGATTGTttggctctgcttggcactggtgaggcctcagttgaagtTCTGTGTCTAGGTTTGGGAGCCACGCTTTAGAAAAGACGTGGgcaaataggagagagtccagaggggaacaacaaaaatgacaaaaagggtttacaaaacctgatctattaggaaagttttaaaaaaatggacatgttttgttttgagacaagaagactgaggagggacctgataacagtcttcaactacgttaagggctgttctaaaggggATAGAGATCAAATGTGGCAGCCCGTATGAGGCCCAGACACTAACGAGAGCACAAGCTTTGAATTCTCATAGTGCAAGTTACATACTGAGCATTAATTAAAGCAACACATTAAGAAATTAAACCTAGaagcaagtttattttatttttcatctcaGATAACCTTGCAGGGCACCATTTCAAATAGATTAATGGTCAAGAAACAAGGAAGGGTGTCTATATTCCAACAGCCACATAATGACAGGACATTAGGTAACATTGTTCCTCTCAAGCAATTGTAAAACATAATTTCCACATGCCACATcagttctttgagtttcatttaattcttgtaCAACATTTGTGGTACACAAATCAAGGCAGTAACACATAGACCATACTCCTACCCTTCTTCCAATTGTTCTTCTCAATTGACTGGAATTGTCATGGTGACAAATTAGCTGAGAATGTTTTTCCAGTCTATCACCCTCTTAAGAGCATCCTttacctccttgttcctcaggctgtagatcagggggttcaacatggggaccaccagggtataaaacacagcagagattttctcctgttccaGTGAGTAGCTGGAACTGGGTTGTATGTGGCTTAAGCTCACAGGTCCATAGAACATGGTGACAGCTgtcagatgagaggcacaggtggagaacGCTTTGCGCCTGCCCTTGGCGGAGCGGATCCTCAGGATACAGAAGAGGATGTACAGATAAGAGATTATGACAAACAGGAGGGTGGCCATGGCAATAACTCCAGAGAATGTTACAAGCAAAATCTCATTGATGTGATTATCAGAGCAGGCAAGCTTCAGCAATGGGTTAGTGTCACAAAagtaatgattgatgatgttgggcCCGCAGAACGACAACCTCAGCAAGCCACATGTGTGGGTCAGTGAGTTCATGAGCCCCCCTACAtatgagctggccactagatgaatACAGACTCTCTTAGACATAACAGCGGTGTAGAGCAGAGGGTTACAAATGGCTACATAGCGGTCGTATGCCATCACGGCCAGCAGGACCCCTTCTGTGGTCACAAACACGACGAAAGAGAAGCGTTGGGCAATACAGGCAGAGTAAGAAATGCTTTTACTCCCCACtaagaaattcaccagcatccttgGAGCGAAGACTGAGGAGTAGCAGAGGTCAACCACAGACAGGttactgaggaagaagtacatgggggaatggagtcggggatcaaccctgatcaacacaatcatcccaagattcccaaCCAGCGTAAGAATGTAGATCACCAGGAACGCCGCGAAGAGGGGTATCTGCAGCTCCTGACGATCCGTCAGCCCCAGGAGGATGAACTGGGTCACTATGCTGTGATTGCCCTCAGCCATTTATACAGGGGTGCATGAAACCATACCTGCTGGATAACAAGagtgagcagcatggaagaaggaaatttcatggcatgaattaaatctgaatgacACCGCCGGGCTTGAATGTGGGTAGTGAATATCTTACAGGAAACCAGCCGCCGTGATGTCTGGGAAGAGTTGGGATGGACCTTTAgatttacactcactttttaatagggctgagattttcaaggctgtctAGGAGATTTAGACATCCAAGTCTCCATAAAATTGACTGGAATTAGGCATCAAGTTCCCCATAGGGAGTTTCCAGATTCATGTCCATTATCACAAATGTTCTCCAATGAAATATGCCTGGCATGTGTTTGAGTTTGAGCTTGGTACTTTATATTGTCTGCTCACTGAGGGTAAATTAGAAAGCACTCATACTTTAAATCCttccagattagggtgaccagacagtaaatgtgaaaaatcgggacgggggtgggggtaataggaacctatagaagaaaaagacccagaaatcggaactgtccctataaaatcgggacatctggtcaccctattccagatAATCCTTTTAGATGACTACAATGTCTGTTATGTCCTAGTCACTTGGTTACTACTGCTTTGTAATacatcccctggcagtgttgCTAATCTCAAGCATTTGAAAACCATGAATTAGGCTTCCAAACATCATGCAATTGGCTTAAAATCTtgagatctttaaaaaataatacacacggggtttagagatggggcaggaaggataattctgttttgtgcaagatttttatttttcagaatttggtttaggaacaaacccacggtttttgaaaagtttctgaaaaagggaacggatcc
It encodes the following:
- the LOC101938381 gene encoding olfactory receptor-like protein COR8 isoform X2; the protein is MAEGNHSIVTQFILLGLTDRQELQIPLFAAFLVIYILTLVGNLGMIVLIRVDPRLHSPMYFFLSNLSVVDLCYSSVFAPRMLVNFLVGSKSISYSACIAQRFSFVVFVTTEGVLLAVMAYDRYVAICNPLLYTAVMSKRVCIHLVASSYVGGLMNSLTHTCGLLRLSFCGPNIINHYFCDTNPLLKLACSDNHINEILLVTFSGVIAMATLLFVIISYLYILFCILRIRSAKGRRKAFSTCASHLTAVTMFYGPVSLSHIQPSSSYSLEQEKISAVFYTLVVPMLNPLIYSLRNKEVKDALKRVIDWKNILS
- the LOC101938381 gene encoding olfactory receptor-like protein COR8 isoform X1; this translates as MSLIGNHSIVTQFILLGLTDRQELQIPLFAAFLVIYILTLVGNLGMIVLIRVDPRLHSPMYFFLSNLSVVDLCYSSVFAPRMLVNFLVGSKSISYSACIAQRFSFVVFVTTEGVLLAVMAYDRYVAICNPLLYTAVMSKRVCIHLVASSYVGGLMNSLTHTCGLLRLSFCGPNIINHYFCDTNPLLKLACSDNHINEILLVTFSGVIAMATLLFVIISYLYILFCILRIRSAKGRRKAFSTCASHLTAVTMFYGPVSLSHIQPSSSYSLEQEKISAVFYTLVVPMLNPLIYSLRNKEVKDALKRVIDWKNILS